Genomic DNA from bacterium:
ACAGCGAGCACGCGCGTGTTGTTCTGCAGCCATATCACCTCACCCACCGCGCTCATCTTTCCGGTCGAGACGCTTGTGCGCCGGGCGCGCGAGGCGGGCATCGTGACCGTCATCGACGGCGCGCACGCCCCCGGCCAAATTCCGCTCGACCTGGGGGCCCTCGGGGCGGACTTCTACGGGGGCAACTGCCACAAGTGGATGTGCGCCCCCAAGGGATCGGGCTTCTTGTACGCCCGGCGCGAGAGGCAGTCGCTGCTCAAGCCGCTCGTGGTGAGCTGGGGCTGGCCGTCTTCCTTTGTCGACGAGCAGCAGCGGCAGGGAACTCGCGACATCGCCGCGTTCCTCTCCGTGCCCGCCGCGATCGACTTCCTGCGCGAGCACAATTGGCCGGCGGTGCAGCAAGCGTGCCACACGCTCGCCCGGACCGCCCGGTCGGCCCTGGAGGCCGTGAGCGGCCTTCCCCCGCTCGCGGCCGACTCCGCCGCGTGGTACGCGCAGATGGTGAGCGTACCGGTTCCGCTCGCGGATGCCGAGCGCGCGCGGGCCCGCCTGTGGCACGAGTTCAACATCGAAGCCCCCGTGACCGCCTGGAACGGCCGGAGCCTCGTGCGGGTATCCGTCCAAGGCTACAATGCCCAGGCGGATATCGAGGCGCTCGTCGCGGCCGTGGCGCGCCTCATCGCCGAGGAAGAACGAAGATAGTCGGGGCCGTGCTATCATGAGCGTATGCGACGGCGTGTGCGCCTCGGCGTCGGCATCGCGGCACTGGCCCTCTGGGTGGGCGGGCTTGGCGGGGCTGCCGGGTCGCAGCCGGCGTCCGCCGGCTCGGATGGTATCTGGCCGGCGTTCCTAAGCGATCGCGCCGCGCGCAGGCTTGGCATAGGCCCGGGGGATCTCCTGGAGGTTGCGCTCCGGCCCACGGGTCCGTGGCAAACGGTCAGGGTGGTTCAAGTGTATCGCCCGGTCCGCTACCCGACCGATGTGGGGCGATCCCGGATCGATATCCGCCTCCACCTGCCCGACCTCCAAACCCTGGTCGGCCGCGGCGATGAGGTCGACAGCATCGTGGTGCGGCTCCGAACCCCAGCGCGCGCCGCCGCGGTGACGGCACGCCTAAACGCCGCCGCGTTCGGGGTCCGCGCGTACACGTCGGCCGATCTCGCAGCCCGCAACTCGA
This window encodes:
- a CDS encoding aminotransferase class V-fold PLP-dependent enzyme → MEQAASPADLRRLFLLRPDVVFLNHGSFGACAAPVFDVYQRWQLELERQPVEFLHYRFKDLMRAARESLAGFLRVDADDVVYVPNVTTGLNIVARSLALRPGDEVLTTDHEYGALDRTWRFICERRGARYVQARLPLPLESPDDVVDTIWAQVTASTRVLFCSHITSPTALIFPVETLVRRAREAGIVTVIDGAHAPGQIPLDLGALGADFYGGNCHKWMCAPKGSGFLYARRERQSLLKPLVVSWGWPSSFVDEQQRQGTRDIAAFLSVPAAIDFLREHNWPAVQQACHTLARTARSALEAVSGLPPLAADSAAWYAQMVSVPVPLADAERARARLWHEFNIEAPVTAWNGRSLVRVSVQGYNAQADIEALVAAVARLIAEEERR
- a CDS encoding FtsX-like permease family protein, which codes for MRRRVRLGVGIAALALWVGGLGGAAGSQPASAGSDGIWPAFLSDRAARRLGIGPGDLLEVALRPTGPWQTVRVVQVYRPVRYPTDVGRSRIDIRLHLPDLQTLVGRGDEVDSIVVRLRTPARAAAVTARLNAAAFGVRAYTSADLAARNSSTFEVITRFHRAIGVVTILASSVFLLAIMTLKSEEMRRQVGVLRLIGISPRTVAGTMLVIATGVSLLGTGVGTGIGYVLSLAINTYYQHLFDTDLMFSTITPGLLGFATALSVVLGIAAGAFTAWRLLRPAPLEQAGR